The Hydra vulgaris chromosome 14, alternate assembly HydraT2T_AEP genome includes the window aagttttgcgattttaaataatatattcgAAAAGATTTAATAGAAGCATGCTTTTGCTGCTggcagatatatttttatttatatattattatagttcttaatttaatataacttatttgATTCGTGCTAGAAGTCCTACTCGTGTATTCAAATAGATGATTATggttattattcaaattaaaaaaaaaataataagtatggAAAATAAAAACTCGATGCTGGAAAAAGACGAAGGGCAGGAGGATCAAGAATTTACAAAAAACGATGTTTTCAtggcaaaagtttttttaaagctcTTGAACCCAGCATTGACTCggaaaatagttttgtttataacatACCTTCAACAAGTAATTAAAATGCTTCAACTTCATCAAAGAAACCTACATTATTAAATCATAAAGTAACTACAGTATTAACAAAACGAACTTCATTACCTAATAAAAAATCGAATTTTCCACATTGCTGCATCATGTtgaatagcttttttttaaaaagtatcataGATGAAATTGCTATGTCAATCGAGGAGTATTGGACTTTCGAGAGATTTATCAAGAAAGAAAGGACTGtttgttttattagagtttACATGTACAGACTCAGTCTGCTCATAGAGTAAAAGAGTTTACACTAGCCAAGAAATTGATGATGAATTTCTTGGGCAATATCAATCGGATGTAAATATGAGATTCATTATTGCTATGAGGGAAATAGGAAAAGAGCATACTGCTTTAACAACCTTTTGTGGCTTTATGAATTTACCTCCACCaatgcataaaaaaacatttcatgaTATTCAAAGGATATTTTTTAGTGGCTTACAAGCAAGTTGCTCTAAACTTTATGAATAAAGCAGCTGTTGAGATTAAGCAAGGTCTTGGTGAGAACAAGACAGATATAACATTTTCATGTGATGGCACCTGGCAAAATCGAGGATTCTCTTCTTTAAATGGTGTTGTAACTATAATTTCAAGcgcattaaatttaaagtatgcCAATAATGTGATAAATGGGAAACAAAAAAAGGCACTGATGAATATGATGAGTTTCTTAGTACACATGACTGTAGCATTAACCATAAGGGCTCATCAGGCGCAATGGAGGCAGCTGGAATTGTTGAATGTTTTACATCATTAGAGTCATACAGAAATTTACGTTATGCTTATTATATTGATGACGGTGACTCAAAATCTTATCTAGAAGTTGCTAAATGTAATCCATACAAAAATCTTATTGTCCAAAAGGTAGAATGTGTTGGAAACATACAAAACAGAGTTAGTAGCAGACTTCGTAAATTTAAAGCcacttataaactaaaattgtCTGATGGGAAACCACTTGGTGGAAAAAATCGTCTTaccgaaaaagaaattaataaacttcaaaattattttggagtTGCAGTACGTCAATGTAATGGTGGAACAGTTTAccagttaaaaaaacaattggtGCAGTATTTTACCATTGCTCAGATGCACTTACATTAGATAGTCGCCACCAAATGTGTCCAAGAACTCCTGGAAGTTGGTGTAAATACCAGTCTCATAAAATAAATGGTACAGCCCTGTATAAAGAAAAACCAGGACTACCCATTGTTGTAAGAGACATAATAAAACCAACTTTTCTTAGTTAAAGTGATGATGATTTACTAAGTAAGTGTTTGCATGGGCAAATACAAAACAACAATGAATCGTTAAATAGAATTATTTGGAAAAGTTGTCCAAAGGATATTTTTGTTGCTAGAGACACAGTAGAAATTGGTGTCTCATCTGCAATTATAAGTTTAAATGAGGGAATAAATggagttttaaatatatttgctatTCTAAATAtgtataatgaaaaatttatacaaGATTTTTGCACATGTAAAGAATTTTGTAAGAGTCACTAATATGAATCTTAAGTCTACTCCGAAAGTCAAGTTTAAAcggaaaaaataaatagctcAGCGTAAAGGATTTGCAGATGCCAATGAAGAAATGGAAGGAATAGTATATGAgactggttttttttttaattattttttttctacgttattatacaattttttctacattattatatatagcgTTTTACTAATTTacaatttactaatttattgctttatgtatttttattcttttcttgtttttaaagtggtttttaaactttaaagtctttaaaaaatatttctaaagccAATAATAATTTGGaacagtttgtttttcaaaaataatgctttgttaaTGCAATTTGTGAGTTTTTGGCTTAAATTAGACTAAAAGAgttgggttttatttttattttctgtttttctcaaaataaggTTTTTGAAACGGTGCAATAATTAACTTTTCTCAATTAAATGCTATGGACCTGAAATTTGTTACATtgattcatttatatataatatgttagctgaattaaaaaaaaaaaatttaacttcttttgttttttagttaattgggcTCAAACTCTGTATTTTGGGCCAAAATTTTGCTGCCATTTCGaaatatcatttaaacaaaaactttttaataatattttttttccttatttcagCCAATTCAACTTCCTTATTATTTGATGTACAAAAAAATCCAGAACTGTATCTTTAAtcgtttttaagttatttatcgCAGCGTAAAAGCTCTTTTTTTGGTCCCGCGGACCAAAAAACAGTGTTCCAAAACCAAATTCGAAAGTTTAAATCTAAATTccttagttttaaaaagttttttatattgcagctgaaaaatgggtttttttatacaaaattctaGGATTTAGGTTTAAAGGTAGACTACCACCTTAAATAAAGACGTTAATTActatattaatgaaaaataatttaaaatgctccattaattttagagttttctttctgaatacttaaaaaacttttagccATTAGTTAACCGATTCgtctataattatttaataactttttgtttaaagtgtTTAAGAAGACCTTACGGGTTTGTgacagagcaccgcgaaagagcatttaaaaagaaaacttgtgCATTCTCTTAGTTCTAAGGCAAGTaagatataataattttaggtaatatctatttaataacttgatcttgtttaatagttattatttttgtaaacatccaataaatttaaaatcatatacatgaaaataatgcaaaatttttcgaacgaaggtttttttttttaaatgcgaAACTTTTTGATTAGGTGATTTTCAATCTAACCAACTTTACCTCAATCTAGTTATGTGTGTCAATTTACATACTaactagtttatttttattgccaGATTTCAAACttcatttaataacattttaacgtttaaaatttatgttaataaaaaagtttacaactCCTTTTACTTAAGTTGCGTGAAAGCTTTTTATTGTCATAACTCCAAAAACGAAAACATaatttgataaacatttaatgctttataacttggtttattataaaattttttaggtaatattaaatttcatataatacaagaaaaacattttacaattattatagttttttatttaccaaatgaagtaatataaaaagatatttttgtaaaagttcaactgaaaaaaaaattatcacagaaattttaaacgtaaaaaaatcACCGCAAACTAAAAGTTTGATTATATCTTCTTTGCTAAATAATATTCTGTTCCTTATTATATTCAAACATAAGCCATTTACAATTGCGATTTTATCAAGTTATCAAAGCTAATTTATCTAACagcagaaacaaaaaaatatgataaaatccTTTAGATGTTTTGGATGATTTGGATGTTATTAGAAACACAAAAATGAATGATAAAGTAAAGCAGAGAACAAAGTACCACAAAAAAAGAAGAGTATTTAATGTGCAGAATGATAAAAATGCATGAAATGTAAACGGATGTGAGTTAAATGGCAGTAATATTTTAGGCGCATCTGCTAAGAAAGTTAAATTCATTACTAATGAAccaagtaaaaacattaaaaaattagtggTTACAGTATTATAGATactgaaattttatctaaagttcTTTCATTATTAATGTGTCCTCAATGTGAGAACTGTGCACTGTACCTAGGTTATCACCATGAAAAAAAGAATGGACTAGCATCGTTGCTATATTTGAAGTGTACTACACTATCTTGTgattataaatatgaattttataCATCAGATAATTGTGTTAAAGGGTTTGATATTAAAACAAGACAATATATGCAATGAGAGTATTAGGACATGGTCCTACTGGAATTGAAAAATTTACTCAGCTTATGAATATGCCTAAACCAATGACAccaaaaaactatacaaaaatagcaacaaaaactGGACCAGGAATGCCTGCTGATATTATTCACAAAATCAAGCCAATTTATGCTGATTTAATATATGCTGATTTAAGTAAAGATTCTGAATTAGTAAAGTGTTTGCATGGCAAAACCCAGAATTGTAATGGGAGTTTTAATAATTGAATATGGGAAAAATTAAAGCAATTATGTTGGTTTAGCCAGCTTAGAGTTCTTAGATGTACGATGCAACAGCATCGTACATGCTGTTTCAAATTATAACATTGGTATGAAgtctgttattttaatttatgaaaaactaaatatgaaaccAGGACATTTTACATTAGCTGGTTGCAGactcataaacaaaaaatgaatattattatcatcatttaaATCGAGtgaaaattttaagattaaacGAAAGTTGTTACGACGTCAAATATTGTCAAAGAATGATTACCAAAAGTCAATAGAAAAGGCCAAGGAATATTATGAAtctggtagtttttaaaatattcttttaaaaagtaatttttttagagaaatatttatgaaatgaacaataatttataattttattttttgttttgcgtTTTTTGAgaatttgctttttaaacacGCCggtaaaaaaatcttgaaaagtaTACATGCTATCATTATGAATTTTTCAGGGATTGTTCGTTTTGCCAATATTTATGATATGATCGGAGTAGAATTTCTAATATGACTTAAGATTTTgagttattaagtttttttctttgcgttttgacctttttttaaaaaatctaatttgtcTGTAgctttttatggaaaaaaaatatttattaaaaaatctgctTCGTTCATATCACAAATTAAGATATTTAGAACAGTTCTGCAAAACTTCAGTGACACTCCTTTACTCacaagtctttatttttttacggCGTAAACACAGTTTTTGAGGTATTTTCAGCTGATTTTTTTGGTTACCATAGCAACGAGCTAccattttatgtgttttttggcatttttaatgTCAGTATAAATTTTCCTATGTGACTAAAGAGAAAGTTACTTTTTATgtgtagttttaaaatttgagggTAGTTGCCTCTTAAAACTTTTGCTGTAAaccattgttttttattagaacatTTATGCGTTTTGTTTGCAATGGCTCCTAAAGTGAACTTTTGAAtacagaactaaaaaaaaaagtttaataagttctaatttattagaattataattaaaaacaaattttaattaaaatattagcttcattattaaaatttaaaactataaaatatcatttggtattaaaattattaaaaacacaaattacAAAGAGTCACGTAAACTATTCAAATCATTTCTAATAAAGTTACCACAAAGTAACCACTTTACTTTGAATTAATTTACAACCTTGCGtcgaaaaatatttatactgatCGTAAATCATTTCATTAGCAACGATATTCAGATTGTTACTGTTGGCTTCTATTTTACGCTTTTCAAGTTCTTTTTTTGCGCATTGCTGGACATGTTTCCTCTCCAAAGGTAAAAAGGGAACATAGAGACTTATTGATgactttgaaataattttggAGTTTTTAAATCCACCTGGCGATTGAGCAGCAATATTAGGTATACTGTTTTCAATATCTGTTAAAGGTATTGTCTCtctagtatttttatttttgtaatgattAACCAAACGATTGATTATCATATCATCACCAATATTGCTtaggaaaataaatatactttttcgaTAATCTTGATTACCAACTTTTTCGTTGTGGTCTAAAATTGAAGTCATGACGTCAGCAAGACCTTCTGGCATACTCTCAAAttcatcaaatataaataatgagcGCTCACATAAAATAGTCTTACTTTTAATGAAATCTAAtaaatcagtttttattttcGGCAATAATTCCGGTGTACAAACTGCATAATTAATTTgtgaatatataaaatgaacaaatttactCTCAGtgccatttttaaacaaagcatTGGCAACTATCTTAAACACGTAACTTTTACCAGTGCCAGTCGGTCCGTGAAAAGACATAACTAAAGGCGTTTCTCGTTCTTTAATAGTGgaattaacaattttaacaatacGTTTAATGGCATATTCCTGGCCAAAAacatttgcatttaaattttgttccaaattgtttttatttatcctTTCAATATAGTAATCCTCACTGCACTctgaaatgtaaataaaaataaatattttctcttttgAGTTCAAATCAGAAACATTAAGTCTTAAAAGGACTACAAAATCCTTGGttcaaagattaaaaaataggGTTTGACAAGTAAAAAGGATCTTACTAAACGTGccaactaaatattttaaaacttaaagctGCGGGTAAAATATAGTATAAGAGTATGATAAGCTGTAGatagtaatatatttgttaattctttattattattgtttttttatactttgcatTAAGGTTTTGATAAAACTTCTATCTGTTTTAAAAGTTGCAATAAATAGGATATCCACAAAActaatttgaaacatttaaaactatttttatgaataatcaCACTAAAaccaattattgaaaaaatcaaatattccCTATTTAGTGCAGCAgctaaacaaagtttaaaaaggGATTCTGAATagtttgtttaaagaaaaaacagtttgttttaaaaatctttattttatttgaagaagTTATATAAACGATAAAACATTTGTATTGAAGAAATTTAACATCAACATTGcaggttaaaatattttttttgtttgatataatTATGTTCAAACCACTCATAATAATAGGTTAAACTTTGAcagataaaaagtttaaaatcgaAAATCACTTAAGAAAAAACGGAAATCcctagagttttttttaaaattgatgtttAAAGAACTCTAAAGATTTcagttttatacattttaacatatataatatatggtcGTGATGAATTTTTGCAAATTGTGAGATAATTATTTTAcgttttactttattattaaactttgtaGTTTGCTATGCcacaattaatatttataaagttt containing:
- the LOC136090443 gene encoding torsin-1A-like; translation: MNSILKWIIIFESLAAVYSFEPVTMFALGSAVTSIFIATVAVLAPRPESSNRNTAQNQKAESSNRNTAQNQKAEPSNPITVLKRDAECSEDYYIERINKNNLEQNLNANVFGQEYAIKRIVKIVNSTIKERETPLVMSFHGPTGTGKSYVFKIVANALFKNGTESKFVHFIYSQINYAVCTPELLPKIKTDLLDFIKNHNEKVGNQDYRKSIFIFLSNIGDDMIINRLVNHYKNKNTRETIPLTDIENSIPNIAAQSPGGFKNSKIISKSSISLYVPFLPLERKHVQQCAKKELEKRKIEANSNNLNIVANEMIYDQYKYFSTQGCKLIQSKVVTLW